CGTATTTTTGCACTTTCTCTTGCAAAAACCGTATATATTCAATAACCTGCATTAGAAAGGATGGCACAAAGGAATCATGTGTTAATCAACTGCGAAAGATTACTTCGATAAAACAGGAAACCTATTGAAACCTTACCTCCAAGAGAAATGTTGCTTTGTCTCTCTTTTGATCATTGTGTGGCAACAGCTCCCTAAGTATCTGAAACCTGTAGGAATGATGTGGAGTAAAATAAAAACATAATCCATAAAGAGGTCAAAACTTATTTACAAGCTTATAACTGGTCATAAAATTACTGCATCAAAGCACCTATCATTGATCTTGCTGCGTCTGCGCTGCTCTGTGGCCGAGTGTTTTGACCGCGGTGTGTTTGGCCGCTGATCTTTACCACCATCGCTGCTAGCTCCCAGCCTTCCTGTCCACCCTTACTGTCAAATCTGTTGATGCAAACACTATCCATTAGTACAAAATATTGCAGAAAATGACATGTGAGCCCCTTTTTACTCGTATTAAAATAAAGTGATAATTGCACACCATCTTTTCATGAAGCAAAATTGCCATAGTATCATTATCATTATTTATGTCCTCATCCTCCAAATTATCAAAGTCAAACACATCTCTTTGTGAAATAAGTCTTTGTACCTAGCATCATTATCGATCCATGATTTATCCATTCCCCTTTGTGAAAGATCAAGCAGCTTTAGAAATGaactataaaataaaaaaaagaccATAAGCAGCAAAGAAGCTACATACTTTGACAATCCTGCTCATATCCATGAATCCACAGAACAGTTTTAATTTAAACACGATTGTCGTGTTCATGTCCACAACAATATTAAAAAAGATGGCCTACAGAAAGAGGATCATACCAGTACGCACAAGAAGAGCAACTGCCAACGTTGTGGCTGTTCAAATAATCTCCAAAAGATTGCAAGTTGCCTGGCTGGAATGAATTTGGCTATAAGAAATTTGTAGACAATATAAGCAAATAGAATAAAGTTAAATTAGAGGTGAGGTAGCAACATCCACTGTAAATTTAAGCAAACTGAGTAAACACAAATTAGAGGACCACCTACAGTGCATTTGGCGAAGAGGCCCATAAAGATAAATTACAATGCTATTATTTTAGCAGCTGTAGCAAGAGGAGAGTATAACCTGAGCAAATTTGTCGTTTTGAAATTCGATGCCTACATAAATAAGAACATGTATGTATGCAGTTAGAAACTAAACATATAAGTTTCTAATGGAAATCTGACAATGCTGGAAACAATGGCGTACCTTTGTAATTAGTGTATACATGAAGGGACCTCCTAGAGGGGGTTGATTTGCATGCAGATATCAGTTGCACAAGAACTTGACATGATATATTTTAGCCATCTCTCTTTACCCCAATCTGCAAAAGGGAACCATTATATTTGCTTCTTCGTAGGTATTTTATCAGTGTTAAACTGTGAATAAATAATGGCTGCAGAAGAGTCGTTCTTTTCAGCATAACGATATGGCACTTACAACCGAATTGATTTTTTTACAGATGTGAATCTAGTATAACAGGAACACACAATTTACATTTACATAGTACCTATTGTTGTAACCTGAAGAAGGTAGGAAGAAAAGAACTATAACCTCGGTAAAATTCCTTGTATTCCAATGTACACATTCAAAGGCACACTAACCTTAAAGTCTGATGTGCCTATCTGTTCAGCAGGACGGAATGGCTGGCCTGCTTGGTCGCTGGGCACGGAGGAACAGCAGCAGGTCCGGTTGGCTGCTGGGTCTCTTTCGTCTTCAGCTGGGGAGAAGAATCACTGCAGCAGGGCCTCGGGGGCCCGCTGAGTGTCGCTAGTCACGCGAACAAAGAGTCCGATCGCACCAATTGAACGCCATTATGTACTGAAACTGTAGTAGAAAAACTAATCGAGTTCGCGAAGAAGGTAGACAGATCGAGCAACTCTTAAGGTAGGTTCAAGATAAAACACCAGATCGAGATCGAGCAACTCTTAAGGCAGGTCAAGATAAAACACCAGATCGAGATCGAGATCGAGGAGGAGGGGACACGAACCTCAAGTGGCGAGGCACTCAACGGCGTCGGCCAGATAGACCTGGAGGAACCCCATGCTTAGCGGCGGAGATGAGGATGAAGGTGGCAGCAGCAGGCGTCGATGTCGTCGCAGGGCACCTCGTCCTCGCAGCCGGTCCAGCCCACGCCGCAGTACATCGTTGCGGATCCGAACAACTGCGGCAAAGAAGCGTCACGGAAACCAGATCAAATCGCTGGTTGGAATCGATGAGGATGAGGGGTGGCTGAAGTGCTAATATCATGATGGAATTGTAAGAATGGTAATATGGGATATGGCATCTTCATTAGGTAAATGAGTAATGGCATTAGCATGGACACCAGCTGTGAAGAGAAACATCTATTTATGATAAGCACGAAGGTCATGTTTACCAAGAACAATGTTAACCCAATAAGGGAGGCAtgtgtaaaaataaataaataaataaactcttGGCCGTGAGATCTGCTGGGACAAATGACGGCACATGGGTGAGGTCTTCACGGATCAGGCACCGGCAGTGGCAGGCAGGGGAGGCAGCTACAGTGCATCCCGGCGGCATTGACGTCAGCAGCCGAGGCGAAGGCCAGGTGGGCGTCAGAATCGATTGGAGAGCAGTGTGCGCCGGATGGTCTACAAACACAGGAAAGCAGCAACGCAAGCACACTCCATTTAGGCATTTCATGAGTACTTGAAGGGCAGGGAATACCAATCGCACAGGAAACGACAGTTGGAGACCTCACCGTGTGTACAGAGGAAAGAGAACGCGATGAAGACAGGAGCACCGATCCGCCGGAGGCGAAGAGGAAGACCAACTGGTGCAAACGGCGGCCTTGGAGGTGGTAGCGGTGACCACCTCACAGAGCACAGGCGGCGTGAACAGTCACAGGACACCAGCAACGGAACAGGGAGGCAGCAGAGACACACCATGCACAGTGCCAGGGCAGCCGGGAGCCCAAGAGCAGGCGGCGCGGAGCAGGAATGGCGGCGCCGTGTGGTGGAGGAAGGGGAACTGGTGCTTCTGTGGCTACGTGGGGTGTCGGTAGATATTGCCAACGTTTGCATCCAGGCCGTAGATGGTGGATCTGACGGCAACAAATAGCAGGTGACATGGACTCATCAGGGAGTAGAAAATGGTGTATAAAAATAAGGGTAATGGTGGATTAGTCTTACAAAATAAATAAGTCACAGAATCTCTGGTAATGGAAGTGATACAGATAATGAAATTTCTGTGAGACACAGATAATTTACCTACATATGGTATATATGCTTTGTGATTTTGAAAAATCATCAATCACATATTATAGTATTATAGAATAAAAAACAGGAAGCTTGTACAATACCAAGAAAGGAAAAgtgaagaactcaccgaggaTTAAATCAGCATCACGTATGGCTTTATTGTTGTAAACAAGAGCCAATACTATTACTGTATGCCACTTTTGAATGCCATCATAACCGCCTTTGAGCTCTTTCCTGCATGCAGATCCAAGAAACATGGCTTATGCATTCAGAATTAGACTGATGAGTCATAAATATTCAAGATAGAAGTTTATACCCTTGATCACTACATTCTAATTACTTTTTGAACAGGAATATCAATGCTGGATTAGGAGAATATATCCATGCTATCCTGATCGACATGTCAGCATTTATATTTGCCTCTAATAACTCAATCTTTTTCCTGACATAATCCAGCAACAGTGCAACAAGTGACACATGTCAAGATGCAGCATATTAGCATTTGAAAGCAAATGTGGAGAAAAAACATCTACAAATTACCTGTTGGTGCATTTGTCCAGATTCTGGGTCCACTGACCAAATAAGGGCACAGGAAAACAGTTAGACAACAAATTTGCAATTCAAAACAGATGGAAAATTGTAGTGATGCAGCTATGAACTCTCGATGGATCCAGCCTTCACAGGTGCGACGCACTCGGGGGAGGTGTCGAGGGAGCTGGCGGCGGGCGGGACAACGCAGCTGATGCGTTGGTCCAGGCCGCCCCATTTTGCTATGGCTGCAATTTGATAATCTCTAACTGAATAACAACTATCTGCTATCTGGAATTTTTTGGAATCTTAGAACAATTTACAAGGGAGCTTAGAGAGGAATTGAAGACCGACATCTTAGAACAAGCAGAGCGATCAATTGAACCGAACAGAGCGCTAACAATGGAGGCTACTGGAGGAAGACGGCGAAGCAATAAATAAAGGTGACAGCACCGAGCATTCTAGTAGCAGAGCCGCTAGCTGCAAAAGATTAAACAAACAGATATTGAAGGAGAATGATGAGCAGGTACAGGAAAGGTTACTGATAAGATATTTTGCACAGAAAAAAACAAACAATTGACAGTACATACAATTTGGGATGTGAACACGCAGATAGAACTTGCCCGAATTGGGAAGCACAGCCGGGGCATGAATTCTCCTTCGACGCATCCAATTGAGCGACCACGGCTGGACCCTTGGACTTAGCCGGCGATGTAGACCCATCAGACATCAATTTTGGGGACTTTGCTGGGGACAACGCACGCTTGGACCTCAAGACTGAACCTTGGTTTCTCTCTAATCTCTATTATGGTAACACAAATCATACTCCATGTTAGAACTACTGATAAGAGCACTTTATAAAAGTCATCTAATTGTAGAAAGCACATATGGGAAGAAAAAAACAAAGCTCTGTAGACATACCTAATAGCTCCATTACAAAGAGGCATAATGCATCGTTTCACAGAGCAGGCAACAATCCATTGCTTGCtgaatgtaaaaaaaatatcaTGCCAAACAACCAAATGGAGGAATCAATAACACAAGATGTTGCATCTTAACTGAATGAGGCAATTATATAGAATACTCAATATCACAGATAGTACAGGTAGGCAAACAATTTCAAAACTGGCTCATTTTTGTTCATGGTGGTGTATTTATATCCTGAGCACAATGTATTTATCTTAACTGAAGCTAAcgtggggggaggcaataaaaagagatttgaaaggttgggatatgatctttgtttggataggagtgcttggaaagcggCTATTgatgtgcctgaaccgtgactaggggctcatgttaggtttcaactctagcctaccccaacttgattgggactaaaaggctttgttgttgttgttgtaatgtaTGTTGACTGCACAACCCAAGCATAGCAGTAGCTGAATCTATCACAGAAAGCATCAAAGAGTCCACACTGATCAAGTAAGGTAAACAAAACAAAGGCAGGGGGGATGGGAACAAAGAATGAGGTAGGATCTATACAGCATAACAGACATACCACACTTCACAAATAGGAAAGACGCCCTTCAGTCTGGCCATAACCTGCATACATAGGTGATAAAGTCTAAATCCAAGATCCTAATCCAACCcacatagcaaaaaaaaaaaaaagaaagaagaagaagaagaagatttaTCATCCTCAGCTAGAAGTAGGCCAAGCATAGGATGGCTAAGAAACCGCAGGCTCAGGGAGAAGCCTGGAATCTTGTCAATTATTTCATTGCGTCGAAAAAAAATTGTTTGCAAATTTCATTCTATTTATGTTcccgaaaaaaaaaacatttgtcgAATCTCTAAGCATAACACGAAAAAAAACATGTCAGATAAAGGTGCTTTGTTGCTAGCTTCGTCATGAACCTGTAATATCGAACTAAAGGTATGAGAGACAGCCTATACATTTATAAATTTAAATACATGGAAACAGCCATCGTTAAAGAATATGGTTTAGCAATTCTTTTAGACAATTCTTTTAGAGAGCAGAGAGGAAGCGAGCAAAACCTGCTTCTGTCCCGACTCCACAAAATTAAACAATTGTTCTTCAGGCTGCAACCAACCAACTAACCAATGAATCAGCCTAGCGAGGCAAATAAGGCGGAGAAAAATTCCAAATCACCTAGAAAGTGAAGCAACTCACCTTCTCGATCCGTTCTGGATCTGCAGGAGGTCGTCCAAGGAGAGAAACAGGCCGCGATCGATGGGATGTTCCACTGTCCCAGTCCTCGTGGGCGCCGGCGGCCCTCGCCCTCTTGCCCTTCTCTCCAGTGCCGGCAGCCGTTGCCCTGTTGGCCCTCTCTGTATGCAGCAAATCAGGACGATGCGAGCCTCCGCGAGCGCCGGGAGAGGGAAATCCGGCAGGGAGAGTAGAGGTAGAGGTaggtatatatagagagagagagagagagagagagagagagagagagagagagagagagagagagagagagagagagaggagcaaaCCGATCAGCGGACGACGCGAGGTCAAGCAGAGCGGCGCGGAACGCCGGCACCAGCCCTCGCCGGTGTGGGTGGGGGGAGGGGGGCAGCCGCGGCCACCAGCGGCGCGCCGCCTGCGCCGCACCGTACCGGGGCCGCCAACCGCAGGGGCCGCAGCCGTGGGCGTTGGGGCCGACGTCATCGGAGGCAGAGGCCGTGGGCGTCGGGGTGGTGCGGGTGGCGGCGGGGACCTTCAGTATGGGCACCGGCAGCGGCGGATCTAGGGCGGATCAGGGGTGAGGGAGGAGGGCCGCCGGGGCCTGGTCGTGCCAGCGCGCCGGCGGCGAGGGCGCCGTCGCCCtacggccgccgccgcctcgtgaGAGAGATGCAGGGGTACGCGAGGGGAGCGGAAGATGAGGAGTTGGAGTCGGAGTCGCCTGCGGAGAGAAAATTCACGCGTGCGGGAGATGTGGCGTCGGGGAGAGAGAGTCGCGCGTGAGGTGGGTGCGGGACGGAAGGAGGGATGGGTAAAGAGGTTTGATCCAGAAAATTTGGTCCGTTGGATACTACCTAGTTGTCGCtgaatttttactgtagcaacgTTGATCATACATTTTTTTTcgtaaaagattttttttttagatatatcaagttttcacatatatgattctttattgaacatacttcattagtgttatatacattaaagtatctaagatttttttaaagaaaaaacagatagtcaaatttgctacagtaaaaagTTGCTGACAAGTAAATACAAATGGAGGAAAGTACGAGTGAGTGGACAGATTGCTCGTCCTTTCATTTCAAATGTTACCTGTTAGTTGCACTTTTTTTATTTAGGAGAGTTCATGACTGTAGTGGATATTTATTTTATGACTTTAGAGAAGTTTATATCGGTGCATTATATGTGGTAGAGATAGAGATGGAGATATGTGGTAGAGATAGAGATAAGTTACTTTGTTTTtttacatctattttgctatgtatctagatttAGTATATGTCTATATGCATATCAAATTCTAtgtataaaaaaaaatcaaagcaactTCTAATTTAGAACGAAGAAAGTACTTGTGTAATGATTTGAATTACAAAATTGATAAAACAAAATGGTTACTTGTTGCCTGTCATTCTTATCTAAATTTCTTCACTTaacctatcattttattaaacaTTATCTCTTATAATTTAGTTCACTTCAATATTATAGATTAATAAAGTATACTTTGATTTTATTTCACTTTGGTTATTGACGAACTTAGTAGTAAAATTCTATTCATGTGTTTTGAATTTAACGGTATGCACTTTGAGTTGAATTGAGTAAATATCTGAATAAAAATACAAATCTCATACATCTATTTTGTATTCGTATTCGAAAAGATctatatccgtattcgaatctgaataAAAATGTGGTAAAAGATGACATCTCCGATTCCGTACAATCCAATCCGTTTCCATCCAAGGTGAAGCGTTTGCTGGAGTTTTGGTGCTCAAGTGTATGCGAGAGACCCGGCGACAGATTCTCACGTTGCTGTTGAAAAAAGTTCGTTGAAATTTTGCTAAGCGTAGACAAGATTTGTACCACGAGCTCTATTCTGTCTTCAGTTTATTGCTGATCGTACATAGATTATGTATCGGGCTGCATGTTTCAGCTAAGGTTACACTTAGATttctacaaaaaaaaaattctggTTATTTCTTCGCCGTGTCTTCAGTGAAGTATGATGTTCCACCTTTGAATAATTGTGATACAAGGTTTGATCTATGGCAATCAAGATGCGAGCTATTCTTACAAAGGCTAAAGTGGATGATGCTCTTGATAAATTCAGTAACAAAGATTCAAAGTCTTGGACTAATGAGGAGAATAGAAAATATCGTAAGGCATTGACTCAAATTTAGCTTCATCTATCAAATAATATTTTGTAAGATGTTTTGTATGAGCTGTAGCTGCTCTATGGCAAGTTAGAGTCAATTTGCACGTCTAAGATTTGACATAATATGAAGATGAAGTTATATACGCACAAGTTGCAAGATGGTCGTTCTATTCTTAACCATCTTTCGGCCTTCATGGAGATCATGTTAGATCTACAAGCTATGGAGGTAGATTATGATGGTGAGGATTTGGGTCTCATTCTTTTGTGCTCTTTGCTTAGTTCCTTTGCAAACTTCAGAGATACTTTATTATATAGTCATGATACTCTAAGCTGTATGAAGTTTATAAGGCTTTACACACCAAGGGAAAAATGAATCAGATGTCTTATGAAGGTTTTGCTTCCAGTGGAAAAGCTTTGTCTATTTGTGGGAGGATAGAAAATAAATCAAACAATGACAATAGAGGCAAAAATTCCAATGGTTACAAAGGACATTCAAAGTTTGGAGGCAAGGGAGATAAATTCCGCAAGTATTGCAGGAATGACAATCACTTTTTATAACCGAGTGTTATAAATTAAAGAACAAGCATAAGTGAATTGacacatctatctatctatataacCTATATAGATGAAACCCACTAAGTGCCATAACTTCTATTTCTTATCAATCCTCAGGGTCCCACATCATCTTTgttatttatttttttgtttaaATGTGTGCTTCGAGTTCCATCTATACATCTATGTGGCATCCTCCACTTATGATCCATGCAGCCATTTACGAGTTACTGCGTGGACAActgtattatttatttatttttgtttaaTTGTGTCGGATGATTTAGCTCTAGCAATGCCTAGCAACGTGATCGCGTAGACAAGATCCAGATGGTAGCTAacgagacacaaggatttatactggttcggggtgCGGTGGAGCGCTAAACCCTACTCTAGTGGGTGTGGCTGCTCTTCTTGTATTTGTATGCTCAATTAGATTGGAATGAGACGGTGGTGTCGTGGTGGACATGACGATCGCGGGATCCTTACCCCTCTTTATATAggcagaggggtagggttacaacgaGGGCGATCGGTGCTAcagattggattcctagtttgttacaacagatCCATCCTATCCTACCATAGCTACGATGGCGGTAGATACTCTTGATACGTTGTGATCTTCAAGTCGATGGTTGCGCCTAATCCTCATGGGCTTCATCCTCAGTCGTCCTTCACTTGATGGGCTAGATACATGGTTGGTGAGGGTACCTCAGGACCCATATATCTGGCAGTAGCCCCCGTAGGATTTAGTGATGAGCTCGTAGAGCTGTACAATCCTTCGGGTGCTATAGTTCCCTGCAGTCTTCCTGGTGCCGTAGGCCCCGATGAGCATTCCTCGGGTACTGAGACGTTTGAATACAATCAGAGTCCCGAGTGTCGGGGTGACTGTGCATGTTGCACTTGCTGGCAGTAATGCCTTCCCAAGTTTCGAGAACTACTTGGGTAGAAGTCTCCCACCCATTTGAGCGCATCATTTGCGCGCCATTGAATCCTGTAAAGAATAAGGATAGTGGTGTCCTAGGAACTCGAACCATTCCATTTCCCACGCTTTTACTTTGTGGAACCCTCTAGATGACTGGGTCTGTCTTTAATGCCAACCACCATCTCCCCCACTACCGTCCTCAGGGTGCTTATTTAAACAGAGGGTAGTTAGGCCAGTGAGTTTCACCCCCTCCTTTCTTTCCCAAATCCCCTAGCCTCAGACTGAGTGAGAGAGTGGCGATTCTGCTCATACGCCATGGTTCATGGTGCTCCTCGCGGTCACGCCGTCGCTGGGAGAAAGCATTCAAGATTGGGTTCCACGGTAGCCTGGCAATGGCCGTTCTCcttgggtgttagaggaagtttTGTGAAGATGGGGAGAAACAATATCATCGGTGGCCTGGGTCACCGAGGGCATGGCTGGCTGGGCTTGCTGGTGGTCGGCGCGCGGGAGATCTCTAGGTCACAATATCTGTAGGAAATCCTAGAGGGCAAAGGGCACTTTGCTGTTGCCAGGAAACCTTTTGCCCTAGTAGATCCTAACCTAGGAGCTCTCGTGTATCGATTTGGAGGCTTAGGAGCCGCTAATTCATTACCGTTCGCTCCTCCCTGACATTGTAGAAGATGGTGCGGGTTGACCTCCTCGtagggctcctcctcctcttagaTGTTAGAGGAAGCTTCGCGAGGTAGGACTCCCCTAAGGCATCTTCCAGGCATCATCCCTACTCGTGAAGATCCGAAGGCGAGGTGATGGTCAGCCTTGCGCCTTCGTTCGACTTCTACtgcttcatgagatgtccatTGTTGGGTGCGAAATCGATCCTGCACTCACAAGGCTATCATATTGTAGCAGTTTCTGATATATTTTGATTATTGTACACCTGGTGATGTAAACTGTAACAAAGTTTAATCGAAAAGAATGACTTTCATTGATTTTG
The nucleotide sequence above comes from Miscanthus floridulus cultivar M001 chromosome 18, ASM1932011v1, whole genome shotgun sequence. Encoded proteins:
- the LOC136520368 gene encoding uncharacterized protein isoform X1; this encodes MSIRIAWIYSPNPALIFLFKKKELKGGYDGIQKWHTVIVLALVYNNKAIRDADLILDPPSTAWMQTLAISTDTPRSHRSTSSPSSTTRRRHSCSAPPALGLPAALALCMVCLCCLPVPLLVSCDCSRRLCSVRWSPLPPPRPPFAPVGLPLRLRRIGAPVFIAFSFLCTHDHPAHTALQSILTPTWPSPRLLTSMPPGCTVAASPACHCRCLIREDLTHLFGSATMYCGVGWTGCEDEVPCDDIDACCCHLHPHLRR
- the LOC136520368 gene encoding uncharacterized protein isoform X2; the encoded protein is MTSAPTPTAAAPAVGGPGTVRRRRRAAGGRGCPPPPTHTGEGWCRRSAPLCLTSRRPLIERANRATAAGTGEKGKRARAAGAHEDWDSGTSHRSRPVSLLGRPPADPERIEKPEEQLFNFVESGQKQVMARLKGVFPICEVCKQWIVACSVKRCIMPLCNGAIRYVYRALFFSSHMCFLQLDDFYKVLLSVVLTWSMICVTIIEIREKPRFSLEVQACVVPSKVPKIDV
- the LOC136520368 gene encoding uncharacterized protein isoform X3, producing MTSAPTPTAAAPAVGGPGTVRRRRRAAGGRGCPPPPTHTGEGWCRRSAPLCLTSRRPLIERANRATAAGTGEKGKRARAAGAHEDWDSGTSHRSRPVSLLGRPPADPERIEKVMARLKGVFPICEVCKQWIVACSVKRCIMPLCNGAIRYVYRALFFSSHMCFLQLDDFYKVLLSVVLTWSMICVTIIEIREKPRFSLEVQACVVPSKVPKIDV
- the LOC136520368 gene encoding uncharacterized protein isoform X5, giving the protein MTSAPTPTAAAPAVGGPGTVRRRRRAAGGRGCPPPPTHTGEGWCRRSAPLCLTSRRPLIERANRATAAGTGEKGKRARAAGAHEDWDSGTSHRSRPVSLLGRPPADPERIEKVMARLKGVFPICEVCKQWIVACSVKRCIMPLCNGAIRD
- the LOC136520368 gene encoding uncharacterized protein isoform X4; its protein translation is MTSAPTPTAAAPAVGGPGTVRRRRRAAGGRGCPPPPTHTGEGWCRRSAPLCLTSRRPLIERANRATAAGTGEKGKRARAAGAHEDWDSGTSHRSRPVSLLGRPPADPERIEKPEEQLFNFVESGQKQVMARLKGVFPICEVCKQWIVACSVKRCIMPLCNGAIRD
- the LOC136520368 gene encoding uncharacterized protein isoform X6 — translated: MTSAPTPTAAAPAVGGPGTVRRRRRAAGGRGCPPPPTHTGEGWCRRSAPLCLTSRRPLIERANRATAAGTGEKGKRARAAGAHEDWDSGTSHRSRPVSLLGRPPADPERIEKPEEQLFNFVESGQKQQAMDCCLLCETMHYASL
- the LOC136520368 gene encoding uncharacterized protein isoform X7, with the translated sequence MTSAPTPTAAAPAVGGPGTVRRRRRAAGGRGCPPPPTHTGEGWCRRSAPLCLTSRRPLIERANRATAAGTGEKGKRARAAGAHEDWDSGTSHRSRPVSLLGRPPADPERIEKLVGCSLKNNCLILWSRDRSRLWPD